From Helicoverpa zea isolate HzStark_Cry1AcR chromosome 23, ilHelZeax1.1, whole genome shotgun sequence, one genomic window encodes:
- the LOC124641825 gene encoding uncharacterized protein LOC124641825, giving the protein MGKRKHERSDEDIMRKIRKLKNTLRERKVTFESDDDLNFPTRQQEDISVEVSPRDIHVGSAYVEDDIEILDMPSLSPTHVSNLQSTPPEPPPSQPEPEQPPLENLTSTTVPGSSLDIQPEMIEETELEEDILLLLGDAPKTETPRGPAIHKDIASRWQLILANGLAKDSKDNICRDHNAPSNCDLLLTPLLNPEVKAALPEALVKRDAILQNKQKQLGVALSALATLTDMIISNELSRQKLLKPLSDASRILCDSHYQETRTRRNFIITSINHKLKNTLTEATRDSMLFGENLTEKLKAAKTIQQSGDALKSQKPKIPAHPNAATIRNKGYLNYQAQHRKVEHKPQAGPKRPPWPAQRPQSSGTSSSRQRRPSPTRTTSPRRKTQPRK; this is encoded by the exons ATGGGGAAAAGGAAGCACGAGAGAAGTGATGAAGACATCATgcgaaaaataagaaaattgaaGAACACGTTGCGGGAGAGGAAGGTTACGTTCGAATCGGACGATGATTTAAACT TTCCGACACGACAGCAAGAGGACATATCCGTCGAGGTGTCACCACGTGATATACACGTGGGCTCAGCATATGTAGAAGATGACATCGAAATACTGGATATGCCATCGTTGTCACCAACGCACGTGTCGAACCTTCAATCAACACCGCCTGAGCCGCCACCGTCTCAGCCGGAGCCTGAGCAGCCGCCACTAGAAAATCTAACCTCAACCACAGTACCAGGTTCATCATTAGATATCCAGCCTGAAATGATTGAGGAGACTGAACTGGAAGAGGACATATTGTTGTTATTGGGTGATGCTCCTAAAACTGAGACTCCAAGGGGTCCAGCTATTCACAAAGATATTGCCAGTCGATGGCAATTAATTCTAGCCAATGGACTTGCTAAAGATTCCAAAGACAACATTTGTAGAGATCATAATGCTCCTAGTAACTGCGATTTACTGTTAACACCATTACTAAATCCTGAAGTTAAAGCGGCTCTGCCAGAAGCTCTCGTTAAGAGAGATGCGATTCTCCAAAATAAGCAAAAGCAACTGGGGGTAGCTTTGTCTGCATTAGCAACATTAACTGACATGATCATTTCCAACGAACTGTCCCGACAAAAACTGCTCAAGCCACTGAGTGACGCTTCGCGTATTTTATGTGATAGTCACTATCAGGAGACAAGGACGCGGCGAAACTTTATAATTACGTCAATAAATCACAAGCTGAAAAATACTCTGACAGAAGCTACCAGAGATTCAATGCTTTTTGGTGAAAATTTAACTGAAAAATTAAAAGCCGCAAAAACAATACAACAGTCTGGCGATGCGCTGAAAAGCCAAAAACCTAAAATACCTGCGCACCCTAATGCTGCTACAATCAGGAACAAAGGTTATTTAAACTACCAAGCTCAACATCGCAAGGTAGAACACAAACCCCAGGCTGGACCGAAACGACCACCGTGGCCAGCACAGCGGCCACAGAGCAGCGGCACGTCGTCGTCGCGGCAACGCCGTCCGTCACCAACGCGCACGACGTCTCCCCGGCGGAAAACGCAGCCTCGGAAATAA